A stretch of Cucumis sativus cultivar 9930 chromosome 2, Cucumber_9930_V3, whole genome shotgun sequence DNA encodes these proteins:
- the LOC101204324 gene encoding auxin-induced protein 22B translates to MESNVTFHNDLNLEATELRLGLPGIVSERDDSSATSSAVKPNNKRNFQNDSAPPPKAQVVGWPPIRSFRKNTLQVKKTEATTTAVDGGGIYVKVSMDGAPYLRKIDLSVYKGYPELLKALEDMFKFTIGQYSEREGYKGSDFAPTYEDKDGDWMLVGDVPWQMFISSCKRMRIMKGSEVGGLSCGV, encoded by the exons ATGGAATCCAATGTTACGTTTCACAACGATCTCAATCTTGAAGCCACCGAGCTTCGTCTTGGACTTCCCGGAATCGTTTCTGAAAGAGATGATTCGTCGGCGACTTCATCTGCAGTCAAACCTAATAACAAGAGGAATTTCCAGAATGATTCTGCACCTCCCCCAAA GGCTCAGGTTGTGGGGTGGCCACCGATTAGATCTTTTAGGAAAAATACACTTCAGGTGAAGAAAACAGAGGCCACGACGACGGCGGTGGACGGCGGAGGGATTTATGTGAAAGTCAGTATGGATGGTGCTCCTTATTTGAGGAAGATCGATCTAAGTGTTTATAAAGGCTATCCTGAGCTTCTTAAGGCTTTGGAGGATATGTTCAAGTTCACTATCG gTCAATACTCTGAGAGAGAAGGTTATAAAGGATCTGATTTTGCCCCAACATATGAAGATAAAGATGGTGATTGGATGCTTGTGGGTGATGTTCCATGGCA AATGTTTATTTCATCTTGTAAGAGGATGAGAATCATGAAAGGATCTGAAGTTGGAGGATTAAGCTGTGGcgtatga